Proteins from a genomic interval of Harpia harpyja isolate bHarHar1 chromosome 9, bHarHar1 primary haplotype, whole genome shotgun sequence:
- the POGZ gene encoding pogo transposable element with ZNF domain isoform X12, with protein sequence MPKNQKAVCFHHSAVQTLRMADTDLFMECEEEELEPWQKISDVIEDSVVEDYNSVDKTATAGNPLVQQSGQPLILTQNPTSGLGTMVTQPVLRPVQIMQNANHVTNSPVTSQPIFITTQGFPVRNVRPVQNTMNQVGIVLNVQQGQTVRPITLVPAPGTQFVKPAVGVPQVFSQMAQVRPGTTMPVRPTTNTFTTVIPATLTIRSTVPQSQAQQQMSIASFVTVKRPGVTGENSNEVAKLVNTLNTIPSLGQSPGNEVAKLVNTLNTIPSLGQSPGPLVVSNSSPVHGSQRSSVSESSSSSSSLKVSSSPIPTFDLQDGGRKVCPRCDAQFRVTEALRGHMCYCCPEMVKFLRKRKSPESEPNIQSAKPPSPEKTTAVASPPSSTPIPALSPPAKAPEPSENVVDSSQSKLIMLVDDFYYGRDGGKVSQLLNFPKVPTSFRCPHCTKRLKNNIRFMNHMKHHVELDQQNGEVDVHTICQHCYRQFSTPFQLQCHLENVHSPYESTTKCKICEWAFESEPMFLQHMKDTHKPGEMPYVCQVCQYRSSLYSEVDSHFRMIHEDTRHLLCPYCLKVFKNGNAFQQHFMRHQKKSVYHCNKCRLQFLFAKDKIEHKLQHHKTFRKPKQLEGLKPGTKVTIRASRGQPRTVPISSNDMPQGTGQETTPLSSSTDPQPIFLYPPVQRNVQKRAVKKMSVLGRQTCLECSFEIPDFPNHFPTYVHCSLCRYSTCCSRAYANHMINNHVPRKSPKYLALFKNYTACGVKLSCSSCLFVTSEGDAMAEHLVFNPSHEFSNIIFRGPTWISHSRHIQPQDKSMKNTCPTYSPSKAATVKTKSMLPAKDDLEPELAPTAYNRPLVCQEEECLNIDAQDDEQPTKEPEPASKKEQLSVKKLRVVLFALCCNTEQAAEHFRNPQRRIKRWLRRFQAFQEENLASLSEGKYLSLEAEEKLAEWVLTQREQQLPVNEETLFQKATKIGRSLEGGFKISYEWAVRFMLRHNLSTHTRRAVAHPLPKDVEDNASCFIEFVQRQIHTQDLPLSMIAAIDEISLFLDVEVLSSDDRKENALQTVGTGEPWCDVVLTILADGSVLPTLVFYRGHVQQPANVPESIMLEAKENGYSDDEVMELWSSRVWQKHTECQNSKGMLVLDCHRTHLSEEVLSLLSASSTLPAVVPAGCSSKIQPLDVCIKRTVKNFLHKKWKEQAKEMADSTCDSDILLQLVLCWLAEVLEVISDSPELVQQSFLVASVLPGPDGTANSPTRNADMQEELIASLEEQLKLNEEQQEEVAAEVQDRTQAEESADPEILHQLFEGESETESFYGFEDADLDLMEI encoded by the exons GATGGCGGACACGGACCTTTTTATGGAatgtgaggaggaggagctggaacCATGGCAGAAAATCAGTGATGTTATTGAAGATTCTGTTGTTGAGGATTATAATTCAGTTGATAAAACTGCCACAG ctggCAATCCTCTTGTTCAGCAAAGTGGACAGCCGCTAATCCTTACCCAGAACCCAACCTCAGGTCTGGGCACAATGGTAACTCAGCCAGTATTACGACCTGTACAGATCATGCAGAATGCCAACCATGTCACAAATTCTCCAGTGACCAGCCAGCCTATCTTCATAACAACCCAG GGATTTCCTGTGAGGAATGTGCGGCCTGTACAAAACACAATGAACCAAGTTGGAATTGTTCTTAATGTACAGCAAGGCCAAACAGTTAGACCCATCACCCTCGTCCCAG CCCCAGGTACCCAGTTTGTTAAACCGGCAGTTGGCGTTCCTCAGGTGTTCTCTCAAATGGCGCAGGTGAGACCAGGTACAACCATGCCGGTCCGACCCACCACCAACACTTTCACTACGGTCATTCCGGCCACGCTTACCATCAGGAGCACTGTACCACAGtcccaggcacaacagcaaa TGAGTATTGCAAGCTTTGTGACTGTAAAGAGACCTGGAGTGACTGGTGAGAACAGCAATGAGGTTGCTAAGCTAGTGAATACCCTGAACACCATTCCTTCGTTAGGACAGAGCCCTGGCAATGAGGTTGCTAAGCTAGTGAATACCCTGAACACCATTCCTTCGTTAGGACAGAGCCCTGGCCCACTGGTGGTTTCCAACAGCAGCCCTGTGCATGGTTCCCAGAGATCTAGTGTTTCAGAGTcgtcgtcatcatcatcatcattaaaaG tcagttcatctcCTATTCCCACATTTGATTTGCAAGATGGTGGCAGGAAGGTCTGCCCAAGATGTGATGCTCAGTTTCGAGTCACTGAAGCTTTAAGAGGACATATGTGT tactGCTGCCCTGAAATGGTTAAAttcctcaggaaaagaaaatctccagAATCTGAACCAAATATTCAATCTGCAAAGCCTCCATCTCCAGAAAAAACTACAGCTGTTGCTTCACCACCCTCTTCTACTCCTATCCCTGCACTGTCCCCACCTGCTAAAGCTCCAGAGCCAAGTGAAAATGTAGTTGACTCATCCCAAAGTAAGCTTATTATGTTAGTAGATGATTTCTACTATGGCAGAGATGGTGGCAAAGTGAGCCAGCTACTGAACTTCCCCAAGGTTCCAACTTCCTTCAGGTGTCCACACTGCACCAAGAGGCTAAAGAACAATATACG GTTTATGAATCACATGAAGCACCACGTTGAACTGGATCAGCAGAATGGAGAGGTAGATGTCCACACCATCTGTCAGCATTGTTACAGACAGTTCTCCACTCCGTTTCAGCTACAGTGTCACTTAGAGAATGTCCACAGTCCCTATGAGTCAACAA caAAGTGCAAGATTTGCGAATGGGCATTCGAGAGTGAGCCAATGTTCCTACAGCACATGAAGGACACTCACAAGCCTGGGGAGATGCCCTATGTTTGTCAG GTCTGTCAGTATCGTTCATCCCTCTATTCTGAAGTGGATAGCCATTTCCGAATGATCCATGAAGACACACGGCACCTGCTCTGTCCTTACTGTCTCAAAGTCTTTAAGAATGGCAATGCTTTCCAACAGCACTTCATGAGGCATCAG AAGAAGAGTGTTTATCATTGCAACAAGTGTAGACTCCAGTTCCTATTTGCCAAGGATAAAATTGAACACAAGCTGCAGCACCACAAAACTTTCCGAAAGCCCAAACAATTAGAAGGATTGAAACCTGGAACCAAG GTTACAATCAGGGCATCTAGAGGACAGCCACGGACAGTGCCGATATCTTCAAATGACATGCCGCAGGGCACTGGACAGGAAACCACTCCGCTGTCATCTTCTACTGATCCCCAGCCCATCTTCCTGTACCCGCCTGTCCAGAGGAACGTCCAGAAGAGAGCGGTCAAAAAAAT GAGTGTCCTGGGGAGGCAGACTTGTCTGGAGTGCAGCTTCGAAATCCCCGACTTCCCAAACCACTTTCCCACCTACGTGCACTGTTCACTATGTCGCTACAGCACTTGCTGCTCCAGAGCTTACGCCAACCACATGATCAA CAACCATGTTCCTCGGAAGAGTCCAAAATACTTGGCTTTGTTTAAAAACTATACTGCCTG TGGTGTAAAGCTGTCCTGTTCCTCTTGTCTCTTTGTAACATCTGAGGGTGATGCAATGGCCGAACATCTGGTCTTCAATCCATCACATGAGTTTAGTAACATTATTTTCCGAG GGCCTACTTGGATATCACATTCCAG GCACATTCAGCCCCAGGACAAAAGCATGAAGAACACATGTCCTACCTATTCCCCAAGTAAAGCTGCTACTGTGAAAACAAAGTCTATGTTACCTGCAAAAGATGACCTGGAGCCTGAACTGGCACCAACAGCCTACAACAGACCTCTGGTCTGCCAGGAAGAAGAGTGCTTAAATATTGATGCTCAAGACGACGAGCAGCCAACAAAGGAGCCTGAGCCTGCAAGCAAAAAGGAGCAGCTGTCAGTAAAAAAGCTGCGAGTTGTACTGTTTGCTTTGTGCTGCAACACTGAACAGGCTGCAGAGCACTTCCGAAATCCTCAGAGGCGGATCAAGCGCTGGCTACGAAGGTTTCAAGCTTTCCAAGAAGAGAACTTGGCATCGCTGTCAGAGGGCAAGTACCTCAGCTTAGAGGCTGAAGAGAAACTAGCGGAATGGGTCCTCACAcagagagagcagcagctgcctgtgaACGAGGAGACTCTCTTCCAGAAAGCCACCAAGATTGGCCGATCCCTTGAAGGTGGCTTCAAGATCTCTTATGAGTGGGCGGTGAGGTTCATGCTACGGCACAACCTCAGCACGCATACTCGAAGGGCAGTGGCTCACCCTCTCCCCAAAGATGTAGAGGACAATGCCAGTTGCTTCATCGAGTTCGTGCAGCGGCAAATCCACACTCAAGACCTGCCTCTCTCCATGATTGCAGCCATCGAcgaaatctctcttttccttgaTGTGGAGGTGCTGAGTAGCGATGACCGGAAGGAGAATGCTTTGCAGACGGTGGGAACTGGGGAGCCCTGGTGTGATGTTGTCCTCACAATCCTCGCCGATGGAAGCGTTCTCCCAACACTGGTCTTCTACAGGGGTCACGTACAGCAGCCCGCCAATGTGCCGGAATCTATCATGTTGGAAGCGAAGGAGAACGGATACAGCGATGATGAAGTCATGGAGTTGTGGTCGTCCAGAGTGTGGCAGAAGCACACGGAGTGCCAGAACAGCAAGGGCATGCTCGTGCTGGATTGTCACCGAACACACCTATCAGAAGAAGTACTTTCCTTGCTGAGTGCATCCAGCACTCTGCCGGCTGTTGTCCCTGCTGGATGCAGCTCCAAAATCCAACCTCTAGATGTTTGTATAAAAAGGACTGTGAAAAATTTCTTGCATAAAAAGTGGAAAGAGCAAGCCAAGGAAATGGCGGACTCCACGTGCGACTCGGACATTCTTCTCCAGCTGGTGTTATGCTGGCTGGCAGAGGTCCTGGAGGTCATTAGTGACTCTCCTGAACTTGTGCAGCAGTCCTTCCTGGTGGCCAGTGTGCTGCCTGGTCCGGACGGCACGGCCAACTCGCCCACACGCAACGCCGACATGCAGGAGGAGCTGATTGCCTCCctggaggagcagctgaagctgaacgaggagcagcaggaggaggtggcGGCTGAGGTCCAGGATCGGACCCAGGCCGAGGAGTCTGCAGACCCAGAGATCCTCCATCAGCTCTTCGAAGGGGAGAGTGAGACTGAATCATTTTATGGCTTTGAAGATGCTGATTTGGATCTGATGGAAATCTGA
- the POGZ gene encoding pogo transposable element with ZNF domain isoform X9 → MPKNQKAVCFHHSAVQTLRMADTDLFMECEEEELEPWQKISDVIEDSVVEDYNSVDKTATAVSVSLQPVSAPLPAVAHASIGANLSAATSVSSSEAQNSDSAKKTLVAIFVNNNAGNPLVQQSGQPLILTQNPTSGLGTMVTQPVLRPVQIMQNANHVTNSPVTSQPIFITTQGFPVRNVRPVQNTMNQVGIVLNVQQGQTVRPITLVPAPGTQFVKPAVGVPQVFSQMAQVRPGTTMPVRPTTNTFTTVIPATLTIRSTVPQSQAQQQRQSPGPLVVSNSSPVHGSQRSSVSESSSSSSSLKVSSSPIPTFDLQDGGRKVCPRCDAQFRVTEALRGHMCYCCPEMVKFLRKRKSPESEPNIQSAKPPSPEKTTAVASPPSSTPIPALSPPAKAPEPSENVVDSSQSKLIMLVDDFYYGRDGGKVSQLLNFPKVPTSFRCPHCTKRLKNNIRFMNHMKHHVELDQQNGEVDVHTICQHCYRQFSTPFQLQCHLENVHSPYESTTKCKICEWAFESEPMFLQHMKDTHKPGEMPYVCQVCQYRSSLYSEVDSHFRMIHEDTRHLLCPYCLKVFKNGNAFQQHFMRHQKKSVYHCNKCRLQFLFAKDKIEHKLQHHKTFRKPKQLEGLKPGTKVTIRASRGQPRTVPISSNDMPQGTGQETTPLSSSTDPQPIFLYPPVQRNVQKRAVKKMSVLGRQTCLECSFEIPDFPNHFPTYVHCSLCRYSTCCSRAYANHMINNHVPRKSPKYLALFKNYTACGVKLSCSSCLFVTSEGDAMAEHLVFNPSHEFSNIIFRGPTWISHSRHIQPQDKSMKNTCPTYSPSKAATVKTKSMLPAKDDLEPELAPTAYNRPLVCQEEECLNIDAQDDEQPTKEPEPASKKEQLSVKKLRVVLFALCCNTEQAAEHFRNPQRRIKRWLRRFQAFQEENLASLSEGKYLSLEAEEKLAEWVLTQREQQLPVNEETLFQKATKIGRSLEGGFKISYEWAVRFMLRHNLSTHTRRAVAHPLPKDVEDNASCFIEFVQRQIHTQDLPLSMIAAIDEISLFLDVEVLSSDDRKENALQTVGTGEPWCDVVLTILADGSVLPTLVFYRGHVQQPANVPESIMLEAKENGYSDDEVMELWSSRVWQKHTECQNSKGMLVLDCHRTHLSEEVLSLLSASSTLPAVVPAGCSSKIQPLDVCIKRTVKNFLHKKWKEQAKEMADSTCDSDILLQLVLCWLAEVLEVISDSPELVQQSFLVASVLPGPDGTANSPTRNADMQEELIASLEEQLKLNEEQQEEVAAEVQDRTQAEESADPEILHQLFEGESETESFYGFEDADLDLMEI, encoded by the exons GATGGCGGACACGGACCTTTTTATGGAatgtgaggaggaggagctggaacCATGGCAGAAAATCAGTGATGTTATTGAAGATTCTGTTGTTGAGGATTATAATTCAGTTGATAAAACTGCCACAG CAGTTTCAGTGAGTCTGCAGCCCGTTTCTGCCCCTCTGCCAGCTGTTGCCCATGCATCCATAGGTGCTAATCTCTCTGCAGCCACGTCAGTCAGTAGCAGTGAGGCTCAGAATAGTGACAGTGCTAAGAAGACGCTAGTGGCAATATTTGTGAACAACAATG ctggCAATCCTCTTGTTCAGCAAAGTGGACAGCCGCTAATCCTTACCCAGAACCCAACCTCAGGTCTGGGCACAATGGTAACTCAGCCAGTATTACGACCTGTACAGATCATGCAGAATGCCAACCATGTCACAAATTCTCCAGTGACCAGCCAGCCTATCTTCATAACAACCCAG GGATTTCCTGTGAGGAATGTGCGGCCTGTACAAAACACAATGAACCAAGTTGGAATTGTTCTTAATGTACAGCAAGGCCAAACAGTTAGACCCATCACCCTCGTCCCAG CCCCAGGTACCCAGTTTGTTAAACCGGCAGTTGGCGTTCCTCAGGTGTTCTCTCAAATGGCGCAGGTGAGACCAGGTACAACCATGCCGGTCCGACCCACCACCAACACTTTCACTACGGTCATTCCGGCCACGCTTACCATCAGGAGCACTGTACCACAGtcccaggcacaacagcaaa GACAGAGCCCTGGCCCACTGGTGGTTTCCAACAGCAGCCCTGTGCATGGTTCCCAGAGATCTAGTGTTTCAGAGTcgtcgtcatcatcatcatcattaaaaG tcagttcatctcCTATTCCCACATTTGATTTGCAAGATGGTGGCAGGAAGGTCTGCCCAAGATGTGATGCTCAGTTTCGAGTCACTGAAGCTTTAAGAGGACATATGTGT tactGCTGCCCTGAAATGGTTAAAttcctcaggaaaagaaaatctccagAATCTGAACCAAATATTCAATCTGCAAAGCCTCCATCTCCAGAAAAAACTACAGCTGTTGCTTCACCACCCTCTTCTACTCCTATCCCTGCACTGTCCCCACCTGCTAAAGCTCCAGAGCCAAGTGAAAATGTAGTTGACTCATCCCAAAGTAAGCTTATTATGTTAGTAGATGATTTCTACTATGGCAGAGATGGTGGCAAAGTGAGCCAGCTACTGAACTTCCCCAAGGTTCCAACTTCCTTCAGGTGTCCACACTGCACCAAGAGGCTAAAGAACAATATACG GTTTATGAATCACATGAAGCACCACGTTGAACTGGATCAGCAGAATGGAGAGGTAGATGTCCACACCATCTGTCAGCATTGTTACAGACAGTTCTCCACTCCGTTTCAGCTACAGTGTCACTTAGAGAATGTCCACAGTCCCTATGAGTCAACAA caAAGTGCAAGATTTGCGAATGGGCATTCGAGAGTGAGCCAATGTTCCTACAGCACATGAAGGACACTCACAAGCCTGGGGAGATGCCCTATGTTTGTCAG GTCTGTCAGTATCGTTCATCCCTCTATTCTGAAGTGGATAGCCATTTCCGAATGATCCATGAAGACACACGGCACCTGCTCTGTCCTTACTGTCTCAAAGTCTTTAAGAATGGCAATGCTTTCCAACAGCACTTCATGAGGCATCAG AAGAAGAGTGTTTATCATTGCAACAAGTGTAGACTCCAGTTCCTATTTGCCAAGGATAAAATTGAACACAAGCTGCAGCACCACAAAACTTTCCGAAAGCCCAAACAATTAGAAGGATTGAAACCTGGAACCAAG GTTACAATCAGGGCATCTAGAGGACAGCCACGGACAGTGCCGATATCTTCAAATGACATGCCGCAGGGCACTGGACAGGAAACCACTCCGCTGTCATCTTCTACTGATCCCCAGCCCATCTTCCTGTACCCGCCTGTCCAGAGGAACGTCCAGAAGAGAGCGGTCAAAAAAAT GAGTGTCCTGGGGAGGCAGACTTGTCTGGAGTGCAGCTTCGAAATCCCCGACTTCCCAAACCACTTTCCCACCTACGTGCACTGTTCACTATGTCGCTACAGCACTTGCTGCTCCAGAGCTTACGCCAACCACATGATCAA CAACCATGTTCCTCGGAAGAGTCCAAAATACTTGGCTTTGTTTAAAAACTATACTGCCTG TGGTGTAAAGCTGTCCTGTTCCTCTTGTCTCTTTGTAACATCTGAGGGTGATGCAATGGCCGAACATCTGGTCTTCAATCCATCACATGAGTTTAGTAACATTATTTTCCGAG GGCCTACTTGGATATCACATTCCAG GCACATTCAGCCCCAGGACAAAAGCATGAAGAACACATGTCCTACCTATTCCCCAAGTAAAGCTGCTACTGTGAAAACAAAGTCTATGTTACCTGCAAAAGATGACCTGGAGCCTGAACTGGCACCAACAGCCTACAACAGACCTCTGGTCTGCCAGGAAGAAGAGTGCTTAAATATTGATGCTCAAGACGACGAGCAGCCAACAAAGGAGCCTGAGCCTGCAAGCAAAAAGGAGCAGCTGTCAGTAAAAAAGCTGCGAGTTGTACTGTTTGCTTTGTGCTGCAACACTGAACAGGCTGCAGAGCACTTCCGAAATCCTCAGAGGCGGATCAAGCGCTGGCTACGAAGGTTTCAAGCTTTCCAAGAAGAGAACTTGGCATCGCTGTCAGAGGGCAAGTACCTCAGCTTAGAGGCTGAAGAGAAACTAGCGGAATGGGTCCTCACAcagagagagcagcagctgcctgtgaACGAGGAGACTCTCTTCCAGAAAGCCACCAAGATTGGCCGATCCCTTGAAGGTGGCTTCAAGATCTCTTATGAGTGGGCGGTGAGGTTCATGCTACGGCACAACCTCAGCACGCATACTCGAAGGGCAGTGGCTCACCCTCTCCCCAAAGATGTAGAGGACAATGCCAGTTGCTTCATCGAGTTCGTGCAGCGGCAAATCCACACTCAAGACCTGCCTCTCTCCATGATTGCAGCCATCGAcgaaatctctcttttccttgaTGTGGAGGTGCTGAGTAGCGATGACCGGAAGGAGAATGCTTTGCAGACGGTGGGAACTGGGGAGCCCTGGTGTGATGTTGTCCTCACAATCCTCGCCGATGGAAGCGTTCTCCCAACACTGGTCTTCTACAGGGGTCACGTACAGCAGCCCGCCAATGTGCCGGAATCTATCATGTTGGAAGCGAAGGAGAACGGATACAGCGATGATGAAGTCATGGAGTTGTGGTCGTCCAGAGTGTGGCAGAAGCACACGGAGTGCCAGAACAGCAAGGGCATGCTCGTGCTGGATTGTCACCGAACACACCTATCAGAAGAAGTACTTTCCTTGCTGAGTGCATCCAGCACTCTGCCGGCTGTTGTCCCTGCTGGATGCAGCTCCAAAATCCAACCTCTAGATGTTTGTATAAAAAGGACTGTGAAAAATTTCTTGCATAAAAAGTGGAAAGAGCAAGCCAAGGAAATGGCGGACTCCACGTGCGACTCGGACATTCTTCTCCAGCTGGTGTTATGCTGGCTGGCAGAGGTCCTGGAGGTCATTAGTGACTCTCCTGAACTTGTGCAGCAGTCCTTCCTGGTGGCCAGTGTGCTGCCTGGTCCGGACGGCACGGCCAACTCGCCCACACGCAACGCCGACATGCAGGAGGAGCTGATTGCCTCCctggaggagcagctgaagctgaacgaggagcagcaggaggaggtggcGGCTGAGGTCCAGGATCGGACCCAGGCCGAGGAGTCTGCAGACCCAGAGATCCTCCATCAGCTCTTCGAAGGGGAGAGTGAGACTGAATCATTTTATGGCTTTGAAGATGCTGATTTGGATCTGATGGAAATCTGA